A window of Mycoplasmopsis equigenitalium genomic DNA:
ATGCGAGTGAGGTTTTCGAAACTGATTTACAGACAATAACAACACTTTTTCGTGAATATTTCAACCTAAAAAACAAAATTGTTGTTGATGTAATCATCGAAACACCTGAAGAAATTCATCGCTTAAATAAAGCATATCGCCAAGTTGATAAAACCACTGATGTTTTATCATTTGGATTAGATGCTTTAGATTTGTACAAAAATCTTGATATTTTACCACTTGGCGAAGTTTACCTTAACTACGACCAGGTGCAAAAACAAGCAATTGAATACAATCACTCTTTAAGACGCGAATTTTGCTACTTATATCTTCATTCACTACTTCATCTTTACGGATATGACCATATCGAAGAAGATGAAGCAAAAGAAATGAATGCAATTGCAGAAACAATTATGTCTCGAGCGGGAATTGAAAGGGCTTAATATGAGCGAAAACTACAAGGAAGTAAAAGAACTTTTAAAAAAATCGTATGCACCATTTTCACACTTTAATGTAGCAACAATCATTATTGAAAAAAATGGTAAAAAACATTACGGCGTTAATGTTGAGTGCGCTGCATACCCAAGCGGTTTGTGTGCAGAACGCAACGCAATTTTTAGTGGAGTAACTAATGGTTTAAAACCATACAATATCAAGGAGATGCACTTAATCAGCTCTAAGAATGACACAGTCATTAACTCGTGTGGCGGATGCTTACAAGTTATGAACGAATTCTTAGACAACGAGGCGAAAATCTATAGCTACTCGTTTGATGGCAAACAAACGCGAGTAACAACAATTAGAGAAAATATGCCATTCGTAGTAAGTACAGAATTATTTGACTAATGAAAGTATGTTTTGTATCAATTATCGGTCGTCCAAACGTCGGTAAATCCACTCTACTAAACAATATTATTGGTTTCGAAGCCGCCATCACCACACCAGTCGCGCAAACCACAAGAAACCAAATACAAGGTATCTACAACGAAGATGACTATCAAATTGTTTTTTGTGATACACCGGGAATTCACAAGCCACTAAACAAACTAGGAGAATCGTTAAATAAACAAGCCTTTAGTAGTCTTGAAGATATTGATGTAGTATTGTTTTTAACACCTATAAATGAATCGATAAGTCGTGGTGATGAATTTATTATTGACAAAATTAAAAAGGTTAAAAACAAAGTAGCAATTATTTCCAAAACCGACATTGATACAACCCCTGAAGAATACACGAAAAAAGTTAAACAATTGCAAGAATTAGGTTTTGAAGAAATTTGACCATATAATTCAAAAAATCAAGATAATTCAACAAAAATCATTGAAAACTTAAAAAAATACACTTATGAATCGGCACCTTTTTATGACACTGATCAAATTACTAATCAACCAACTAGATTTATTGTTGCTGAAGCAATCAGAAAAT
This region includes:
- the era gene encoding GTPase Era, coding for MKVCFVSIIGRPNVGKSTLLNNIIGFEAAITTPVAQTTRNQIQGIYNEDDYQIVFCDTPGIHKPLNKLGESLNKQAFSSLEDIDVVLFLTPINESISRGDEFIIDKIKKVKNKVAIISKTDIDTTPEEYTKKVKQLQELGFEEIWPYNSKNQDNSTKIIENLKKYTYESAPFYDTDQITNQPTRFIVAEAIRKFINENLYNELPHSVCVEITNFIEYEDKSSPWEIEAVIYCKRESQKGIIIGKNATMLKKIGYSARMYLQDLLNQKIKLFLNVKVNKNWPNNEAQLKKWGY
- the ybeY gene encoding rRNA maturation RNase YbeY — encoded protein: MKNEEIEINVSNNVDASEVFETDLQTITTLFREYFNLKNKIVVDVIIETPEEIHRLNKAYRQVDKTTDVLSFGLDALDLYKNLDILPLGEVYLNYDQVQKQAIEYNHSLRREFCYLYLHSLLHLYGYDHIEEDEAKEMNAIAETIMSRAGIERA